A single window of Mustela erminea isolate mMusErm1 chromosome 4, mMusErm1.Pri, whole genome shotgun sequence DNA harbors:
- the LOC116587797 gene encoding 60S ribosomal protein L39-like, producing MSSHKTFRIKQFLAKKQKQNRLIPQWIRMKTGNKIRYNSKRRHWRRTKLGL from the coding sequence ATGTCTTCTCACAAGACTTTCAGGATCAAGCAATTCCtggccaagaaacaaaagcagaatcgtCTCATTCCCCAGTGGATTCGGATGAAAACTGGTAATAAAATCAGGTACAACTCCAAAAGGAGGCACTGGAGGAGAACCAAGCTGGGTCTCTAA